The Coffea arabica cultivar ET-39 chromosome 4e, Coffea Arabica ET-39 HiFi, whole genome shotgun sequence genome includes a window with the following:
- the LOC113742127 gene encoding uncharacterized protein isoform X3, with translation MGGACSRKRDQQVDEDNIHRGFSGRYCKSGSSKWLGSSFSRSLSDVKQGIGKSPSLMELCTYKICEAIHNYGSFSMLPRDVSQQIFDELVYSQRLNDVILQAFRDCALQDLNLGEYPGFNDSWMDMIASQGSSLLSVDFSGSDVTDAGLSHLKDCTGLQALNFNYCDKISDNGMAHISGLSNMTTLSFRRNNMITAQGMSALSGLVNLVKLDLERCPKIHGGLVHLKGLTKLESLNINCCNCITDTDMKPLQGLANLKALQISSSKVTDHGVNFLKALHKLELLNMEGCPVTAACLESLSALGALLYLNLSRCNLADDGCDKFSRLQALKVLNLGFNEISDAILVYLKGLTNLESLNLDSCSIRDEGLVNLAGLSRLKCLELSDTEVGSSGLRHLSGLTGLTHLDLFGARITDSGTNYLKCFRNLRSLEICGGGLTDAGVKNIKDLTSLALLNLSQNSHLTDKSLEAISGLTQLVSLNVSNSRVTSAGLQHLKPLKNLKSLTLESCKVTANDLKKLQATHLPNLVNFRPE, from the exons ATGGGAGGAGCTTGTTCCAGAAAACGAGACCAGCAGGTTGATGAGGACAACATACACAGAGGATTTTCTGGGAGATACTGCAAAAGTGGAAGTTCAAAATGGCTTGGATCCTCATTTTCGCGATCTTTGTCAGATGTTAAACAGGGGATAGGGAAAAGCCCATCTCTCATGGAGTTGTGTACTTACAAAATTTGTGAA GCCATCCATAACTACGGTTCCTTCTCTATGTTGCCAAGGGATGTAAGTCAACAGATATTTGATGAGTTGGTCTATTCACAACGTTTAAATGATGTCATTCTTCAAGCTTTTCGAGATTGTGCTCTTCAG GATTTGAATTTGGGGGAATACCCAGGATTCAATGACAGTTGGATGGACATGATTGCTTCACAGGGTTCATCTTTACTTTCTGTGGATTTCAGTGGTTCAGATGTTACTGATGCTGGCTTGAGCCACCTCAAAGACTGCACAGGCCTTCAAGCGTTGAATTTTAATTATTGTGATAAGATTTCAGACAATGGGATGGCACATATCTCTG GTCTTTCAAACATGACGACCCTGAGTTTCAGGAGAAACAACATGATTACAGCTCAAGGAATGAGTGCCTTATCTGGTTTGGTTAACCTAGTGAAGTTGGACCTTGAAAGATGCCCAAAGATCCATGGAGGTCTTGTTCATCTTAAAG GTTTAACCAAGCTTGAGTCTCTTAATATCAATTGTTGCAATTGTATTACAGATACTGACATGAAGCCTCTCCAAG GACTTGCAAATTTGAAAGCTTTACAAATTTCATCCAGTAAAGTCACAGATCATGGTGTAAATTTTTTGAAAG CATTGCACAAGCTTGAATTGCTGAACATGGAGGGTTGCCCAGTTACTGCAGCATGCTTAGAGTCTCTTTCAG CCCTTGGTGCCCTCTTATATTTAAATTTAAGCAGATGTAATTTGGCTGATGATGGATGTGACAAATTTTCAA GGCTGCAGGCTCTGAAAGTACTGAATTTAGGGTTCAATGAGATCTCGGATGCTATCTTGGTATATTTAAAAG GTTTAACAAATTTGGAGAGCTTGAACCTGGATTCTTGTAGTATTCGTGATGAAGGGCTGGTTAACTTGGCAG GCCTTAGTCGTTTGAAATGTTTAGAGTTGTCTGATACTGAAGTGGGAAGCAGTGGATTGCGTCATCTTTCTG GTTTGACTGGATTGACTCATTTGGATCTATTTGGAGCTCGAATCACTGATTCTGGAACGAATTATTTAAAAT GTTTCAGAAACCTTCGTTCGCTAGAAATTTGTGGAGGAGGATTAACTGACGCAGGAGTGAAGAATATCAAAGATCTCACTTCACTTGCGCTTCTAAATCTTTCCCAGAACAGCCACCTGACTGATAAATCATTGGAAGCAATTTCTG GGTTGACACAACTTGTCTCTTTGAATGTCTCGAATTCTCGTGTAACGAGTGCTGGATTGCAGCATCTGAAGCCACTTAAGAATTTGAAGTCCCTTACCTTAGAGTCCTGCAAGGTAACTGCAAATGATTTAAAGAAACTGCAGGCAACTCACCTCCCAAATCTGGTGAACTTTCGGCCAGAATAG
- the LOC113742127 gene encoding uncharacterized protein isoform X2: protein MGGACSRKRDQQVDEDNIHRGFSGRYCKSGSSKWLGSSFSRSLSDVKQGIGKSPSLMELCTYKICEAIHNYGSFSMLPRDVSQQIFDELVYSQRLNDVILQAFRDCALQDLNLGEYPGFNDSWMDMIASQGSSLLSVDFSGSDVTDAGLSHLKDCTGLQALNFNYCDKISDNGMAHISGLSNMTTLSFRRNNMITAQGMSALSGLVNLVKLDLERCPKIHGGLVHLKGLANLKALQISSSKVTDHGVNFLKALHKLELLNMEGCPVTAACLESLSALGALLYLNLSRCNLADDGCDKFSRLQALKVLNLGFNEISDAILVYLKGLTNLESLNLDSCSIRDEGLVNLAGLSRLKCLELSDTEVGSSGLRHLSGLGNLESLNLSFTVVTDGGLRKLSGLSCLRSLNLDARQITDTGLAALTSLTGLTHLDLFGARITDSGTNYLKCFRNLRSLEICGGGLTDAGVKNIKDLTSLALLNLSQNSHLTDKSLEAISGLTQLVSLNVSNSRVTSAGLQHLKPLKNLKSLTLESCKVTANDLKKLQATHLPNLVNFRPE from the exons ATGGGAGGAGCTTGTTCCAGAAAACGAGACCAGCAGGTTGATGAGGACAACATACACAGAGGATTTTCTGGGAGATACTGCAAAAGTGGAAGTTCAAAATGGCTTGGATCCTCATTTTCGCGATCTTTGTCAGATGTTAAACAGGGGATAGGGAAAAGCCCATCTCTCATGGAGTTGTGTACTTACAAAATTTGTGAA GCCATCCATAACTACGGTTCCTTCTCTATGTTGCCAAGGGATGTAAGTCAACAGATATTTGATGAGTTGGTCTATTCACAACGTTTAAATGATGTCATTCTTCAAGCTTTTCGAGATTGTGCTCTTCAG GATTTGAATTTGGGGGAATACCCAGGATTCAATGACAGTTGGATGGACATGATTGCTTCACAGGGTTCATCTTTACTTTCTGTGGATTTCAGTGGTTCAGATGTTACTGATGCTGGCTTGAGCCACCTCAAAGACTGCACAGGCCTTCAAGCGTTGAATTTTAATTATTGTGATAAGATTTCAGACAATGGGATGGCACATATCTCTG GTCTTTCAAACATGACGACCCTGAGTTTCAGGAGAAACAACATGATTACAGCTCAAGGAATGAGTGCCTTATCTGGTTTGGTTAACCTAGTGAAGTTGGACCTTGAAAGATGCCCAAAGATCCATGGAGGTCTTGTTCATCTTAAAG GACTTGCAAATTTGAAAGCTTTACAAATTTCATCCAGTAAAGTCACAGATCATGGTGTAAATTTTTTGAAAG CATTGCACAAGCTTGAATTGCTGAACATGGAGGGTTGCCCAGTTACTGCAGCATGCTTAGAGTCTCTTTCAG CCCTTGGTGCCCTCTTATATTTAAATTTAAGCAGATGTAATTTGGCTGATGATGGATGTGACAAATTTTCAA GGCTGCAGGCTCTGAAAGTACTGAATTTAGGGTTCAATGAGATCTCGGATGCTATCTTGGTATATTTAAAAG GTTTAACAAATTTGGAGAGCTTGAACCTGGATTCTTGTAGTATTCGTGATGAAGGGCTGGTTAACTTGGCAG GCCTTAGTCGTTTGAAATGTTTAGAGTTGTCTGATACTGAAGTGGGAAGCAGTGGATTGCGTCATCTTTCTG GATTAGGCAATTTGGAGAGTTTGAACCTATCATTTACTGTTGTCACTGATGGTGGGCTTAGAAAGTTATCTGGATTATCATGTCTGAGGTCACTTAATTTGGATGCTCGCCAAATTACTGATACTGGCCTTGCAGCTCTCACCA GTTTGACTGGATTGACTCATTTGGATCTATTTGGAGCTCGAATCACTGATTCTGGAACGAATTATTTAAAAT GTTTCAGAAACCTTCGTTCGCTAGAAATTTGTGGAGGAGGATTAACTGACGCAGGAGTGAAGAATATCAAAGATCTCACTTCACTTGCGCTTCTAAATCTTTCCCAGAACAGCCACCTGACTGATAAATCATTGGAAGCAATTTCTG GGTTGACACAACTTGTCTCTTTGAATGTCTCGAATTCTCGTGTAACGAGTGCTGGATTGCAGCATCTGAAGCCACTTAAGAATTTGAAGTCCCTTACCTTAGAGTCCTGCAAGGTAACTGCAAATGATTTAAAGAAACTGCAGGCAACTCACCTCCCAAATCTGGTGAACTTTCGGCCAGAATAG
- the LOC113742127 gene encoding uncharacterized protein isoform X1, with amino-acid sequence MGGACSRKRDQQVDEDNIHRGFSGRYCKSGSSKWLGSSFSRSLSDVKQGIGKSPSLMELCTYKICEAIHNYGSFSMLPRDVSQQIFDELVYSQRLNDVILQAFRDCALQDLNLGEYPGFNDSWMDMIASQGSSLLSVDFSGSDVTDAGLSHLKDCTGLQALNFNYCDKISDNGMAHISGLSNMTTLSFRRNNMITAQGMSALSGLVNLVKLDLERCPKIHGGLVHLKGLTKLESLNINCCNCITDTDMKPLQGLANLKALQISSSKVTDHGVNFLKALHKLELLNMEGCPVTAACLESLSALGALLYLNLSRCNLADDGCDKFSRLQALKVLNLGFNEISDAILVYLKGLTNLESLNLDSCSIRDEGLVNLAGLSRLKCLELSDTEVGSSGLRHLSGLGNLESLNLSFTVVTDGGLRKLSGLSCLRSLNLDARQITDTGLAALTSLTGLTHLDLFGARITDSGTNYLKCFRNLRSLEICGGGLTDAGVKNIKDLTSLALLNLSQNSHLTDKSLEAISGLTQLVSLNVSNSRVTSAGLQHLKPLKNLKSLTLESCKVTANDLKKLQATHLPNLVNFRPE; translated from the exons ATGGGAGGAGCTTGTTCCAGAAAACGAGACCAGCAGGTTGATGAGGACAACATACACAGAGGATTTTCTGGGAGATACTGCAAAAGTGGAAGTTCAAAATGGCTTGGATCCTCATTTTCGCGATCTTTGTCAGATGTTAAACAGGGGATAGGGAAAAGCCCATCTCTCATGGAGTTGTGTACTTACAAAATTTGTGAA GCCATCCATAACTACGGTTCCTTCTCTATGTTGCCAAGGGATGTAAGTCAACAGATATTTGATGAGTTGGTCTATTCACAACGTTTAAATGATGTCATTCTTCAAGCTTTTCGAGATTGTGCTCTTCAG GATTTGAATTTGGGGGAATACCCAGGATTCAATGACAGTTGGATGGACATGATTGCTTCACAGGGTTCATCTTTACTTTCTGTGGATTTCAGTGGTTCAGATGTTACTGATGCTGGCTTGAGCCACCTCAAAGACTGCACAGGCCTTCAAGCGTTGAATTTTAATTATTGTGATAAGATTTCAGACAATGGGATGGCACATATCTCTG GTCTTTCAAACATGACGACCCTGAGTTTCAGGAGAAACAACATGATTACAGCTCAAGGAATGAGTGCCTTATCTGGTTTGGTTAACCTAGTGAAGTTGGACCTTGAAAGATGCCCAAAGATCCATGGAGGTCTTGTTCATCTTAAAG GTTTAACCAAGCTTGAGTCTCTTAATATCAATTGTTGCAATTGTATTACAGATACTGACATGAAGCCTCTCCAAG GACTTGCAAATTTGAAAGCTTTACAAATTTCATCCAGTAAAGTCACAGATCATGGTGTAAATTTTTTGAAAG CATTGCACAAGCTTGAATTGCTGAACATGGAGGGTTGCCCAGTTACTGCAGCATGCTTAGAGTCTCTTTCAG CCCTTGGTGCCCTCTTATATTTAAATTTAAGCAGATGTAATTTGGCTGATGATGGATGTGACAAATTTTCAA GGCTGCAGGCTCTGAAAGTACTGAATTTAGGGTTCAATGAGATCTCGGATGCTATCTTGGTATATTTAAAAG GTTTAACAAATTTGGAGAGCTTGAACCTGGATTCTTGTAGTATTCGTGATGAAGGGCTGGTTAACTTGGCAG GCCTTAGTCGTTTGAAATGTTTAGAGTTGTCTGATACTGAAGTGGGAAGCAGTGGATTGCGTCATCTTTCTG GATTAGGCAATTTGGAGAGTTTGAACCTATCATTTACTGTTGTCACTGATGGTGGGCTTAGAAAGTTATCTGGATTATCATGTCTGAGGTCACTTAATTTGGATGCTCGCCAAATTACTGATACTGGCCTTGCAGCTCTCACCA GTTTGACTGGATTGACTCATTTGGATCTATTTGGAGCTCGAATCACTGATTCTGGAACGAATTATTTAAAAT GTTTCAGAAACCTTCGTTCGCTAGAAATTTGTGGAGGAGGATTAACTGACGCAGGAGTGAAGAATATCAAAGATCTCACTTCACTTGCGCTTCTAAATCTTTCCCAGAACAGCCACCTGACTGATAAATCATTGGAAGCAATTTCTG GGTTGACACAACTTGTCTCTTTGAATGTCTCGAATTCTCGTGTAACGAGTGCTGGATTGCAGCATCTGAAGCCACTTAAGAATTTGAAGTCCCTTACCTTAGAGTCCTGCAAGGTAACTGCAAATGATTTAAAGAAACTGCAGGCAACTCACCTCCCAAATCTGGTGAACTTTCGGCCAGAATAG
- the LOC113742126 gene encoding topless-related protein 1-like, with protein sequence MTSLSRELVFLILQFLDEEKFKETVHKLEQESGFFFNMKYFEDEVHNGNWDDVEKYLSGFTKVDDNRYSMKIFFEIRKQKYLEALDKHDRTKAVEILVKDLKVFASFNEELFKEITQLLTLENFRENEQLSKYGDTKSARAIMLVELKKLIEANPLFRDKLQFPNLKNSRLRTLINQSLNWQHQLCKNPRPNPDIKTLFVDHSCGQANGARAPSPAGNPLLGSVPKAGGFPPLGIHGPFQPTPAPVPAPLAGWMSNPPAVTHPAVSGGPIGIGAPPVPAVLKHPRTPPATSVDYPSGDSDQLSKRTRPISLTEEVNLPVNVLPVSFPGHGHSQAFSVPDDLPKTLARTLNQGSSPMSMDFHPIQQTLLLVGTNVGDIGLWEVGSRKRLILRNFKVWDLSACTMPLQAALVKDPHVSVNRVIWSPDGSLFGVAYSRHIVQIYSYHGNDDIRQHLEIDAHVGGVNDLAFSHPHKQLCVITCGDDKTIKVWDAASGSKQYTFEGHEAPVYSVCPHYKENIQFIFSTALDGKIKAWLYDNMGSRVDYDAPGRWCTTMAYSADGTRLFSCGTSKDGESHIVEWNESEGAVKRTYQGFRKRSLGVVQFDTTRNRFLAAGDDFSVKFWDMDNVQLLTTIDADGGLPASPRIRFNKEGILLAVSTNENGIKILANNDGLRLLRTFENLAYDASQAEAATKPSLNPIAAAATNSSGLADRVASVVSISAVNGESRNLGDVKPRLNEETNDKSKIWRLTEISEPSQCRSLKLPENLRVTKISRLMYTNSGSAILALASNAIHLLWKWQRNDRNSSGKATASTSPQLWQPASGILMTNDVIDSSPEEAIHCFALSKNDSYVMSASGGKISLFNMMTFKTMTTFMPPPPAATFLAFHPQDNNIIAIGMDDSTIQIYNVRVDEVKSKLKGHSKRITGLAFSHVLNVLVSSGADAQLCVWNSDGWEKQKARFLQIPSGRTPMAQSDTRVQFHQDQIHFLVVHETQLAIYETTKLECVKQWLPRESGAPISHATFSCDSQLVYASFLDAAVCVFTATHLQMRCRISPPAYLPNSISNSNVQPLVIAAHPQDPNQFAIGLSDGAVHVFEPLESDGRWGVPPLVDNGSASSLPASAAGGSSSDQAQR encoded by the exons ATGACATCACTCAGCAGAGAACTTGTGTTCTTGATCTTACAGTTTCTGGATGAGGAAAAGTTCAAGGAGACAGTCCACAA GCTTGAACAAGAATCTGGGTTTTTCTTTAACATGAAATACTTTGAGGATGAAGTACATAATGGTAATTGGGATGACGTTGAGAAGTACCTCTCTGGTTTCACAAAAGTTGATGATAACCGCTATTCAATGAAGATCTTCTTTGAGATCAGAAAGCAGAAATATCTTGAGGCATTGGATAA GCATGACCGGACCAAGGCTGTTGAAATTCTTGTTAAGGATCTTAAAGTCTTTGCTTCCTTTAACGAAGAACTTTTTAAGGAGATAACTCAGCTGCTGACACTGGAGAACTTTAG AGAGAATGAGCAGCTTTCCAAATATGGAGATACTAAATCAGCCCGAGCAATTATGCTGGTTGAGCTCAAGAAGCTTATTGAAGCAAATCCCCTATTTCGTGATAAATTGCAGTTTCCTAACCTTAAAAATTCCAGGTTACGGACTCTTATTAATCAAAG CTTAAATTGGCAGCACCAACTTTGTAAAAACCCCAGGCCAAATCCAGACATTAAAACTCTTTTTGTTGACCACTCTTGTGGACAAGCAAATGGTGCTCGTGCTCCCTCTCCTGCAGGCAATCCCTTGCTTGGATCAGTACCAAAAGCTGGGGGTTTTCCTCCTCTTGGCATACATGGG CCCTTTCAACCTACTCCAGCACCAGTTCCAGCTCCTCTTGCTGGGTGGATGTCTAATCCACCTGCAGTTACTCATCCAGCTGTTTCCGGTGGACCTATAGGTATTGGTGCTCCACCTGTGCCAG CCGTTCTTAAGCATCCTAGGACTCCGCCAGCAACTTCTGTGGACTACCCATCTGGAGATTCTGATCAATTAAGCAAAAGAACAAGGCCTATAAGTTTGACTGAAGAG GTAAATCTTCCAGTCAATGTGCTGCCAGTGTCATTTCCTGGACATGGTCATAGTCAAGCATTTAGTGTTCCTGATGATTTGCCAAAGACTCTGGCACGAACTCTGAATCAAGGATCATCTCCTATGAGCATGGACTTTCATCCTATCCAACAGACTCTACTCCTAG TGGGTACCAATGTGGGGGATATTGGACTTTGGGAAGTTGGCTCCAGGAAGAGATTGATACTAAGGAACTTCAAAGTTTGGGACCTGAGTGCATGTACTATGCCTCTGCAG GCTGCTCTAGTGAAAGATCCTCATGTCTCAGTTAACCGTGTGATTTGGAGCCCTGATGGATCTTTATTTG GAGTTGCATATTCAAGGCACATTGTACAAATATACTCTTATCATGGCAATGATGATATTCGACAGCATTTGGAG ATTGATGCTCATGTAGGTGGAGTCAATGATCTAGCATTCTCTCACCCCCACAAGCAGCTTTGCGTGATAACATGTGGTGATGACAAGACAATTAAG GTTTGGGATGCGGCAAGTGGTTCAAAACAATATACCTTTGAAGGTCATGAGGCTCCAGTTTATTCTGTGTGCCCCCACTACAAAGAAAATATTCAG ttTATCTTTTCAACAGCCCTAGATGGGAAAATTAAAGCATGGTTATATGATAATATGGGATCACGAGTTGACTATGATGCGCCTGGCCGTTGGTGTACAACAATGGCCTATAGTGCTGATGGAACGAG GCTTTTTTCTTGTGGGACCAGCAAAGATGGGGAATCCCACATTGTTGAATGGAATGAAAGTGAAGGTGCTGTGAAGAGGACATACCAAGGCTTTCGAAAACGTTCGCTGGGTGTTGTGCAGTTTGATACAACTAGGAACCGATTTTTGGCAGCTGGTGATGATTTCTCCGTCAAGTTTTGGGATATGGACAATGTTCAACTTCTGACAACTATTGATGCTGATGGAGGTCTCCCA GCAAGCCCTCGAATCAGGTTCAATAAAGAGGGTATCCTGTTGGCTGTTTCTACCAATGAAAATGGGATCAAAATTCTAGCAAATAatgatggtcttcgattgctgcGAACATTTGAAAATCTTGCTTATGATGCATCACAAGCTGAGGCTGCAACCAAG CCCTCGTTGAATCCAATAGCAGCGGCAGCTACTAATAGTTCAGGACTTGCAGACAGGGTAGCCTCTGTTGTCAGTATTTCTGCAGTG AATGGAGAATCAAGAAACCTGGGAGATGTCAAACCTCGACTCAATGAAGAAACAAATGACAAATCCAAAATTTGGAGGCTCACCGAAATTAGTGAACCTTCTCAGTGCCGGTCATTGAAGCTCCCAGAGAATCTGAGGGTGACAAAG ATATCAAGATTGATGTATACAAATTCAGGTAGTGCCATTTTAGCATTGGCATCAAATGCCATTCATCTGCTCTGGAAATGGCAGAGAAATGACCGTAATTCAAGTGGCAAG GCAACTGCCAGTACGTCCCCTCAATTATGGCAACCAGCAAGTGGCATATTAATGACAAATGATGTAATTGATTCGAGTCCTGAGGAGGCTATACACTGCTTTGCACTGTCTAAGAATGATTCTTATGTGATGTCAGCGTCAGGAGGAAAAATATCCCTGTTCAATATGATGACATTTAAG ACAATGACAACTTTCATGCCTCCACCTCCTGCAGCTACTTTCTTAGCATTTCATCCTCAAGATAACAACATTATTGCTATTGGCATGGATGACTCCACTATTCAGATATACAACGTTCGTGTAGATGAG GTGAAAAGCAAGCTAAAAGGCCATTCTAAAAGAATTACTGGCCTTGCTTTCTCCCATGTACTAAATGTGTTAGTCTCATCAGGAGCAGATGCGCAG CTATGTGTGTGGAACTCGGATGGATGGGAAAAGCAAAAGGCTAGATTTTTGCAAATTCCTTCAGGCAGGACACCTATGGCACAATCGGACACTCGTGTGCAGTTCCATCAGGATCAGATTCACTTCCTGGTTGTCCACGAGACTCAGCTTGCCATATATGAGACAACAAAACTGGAATGTGTCAAGCAG TGGCTCCCACGAGAATCTGGTGCTCCAATTTCTCATGCAACATTCTCTTGCGATAGCCAGCTGGTGTATGCCAGCTTCTTAGATGCTGCAGTGTGCGTGTTCACAGCAACTCACTTACAAATGAGATGTCGTATAAGTCCTCCTGCTTATCTTCCCAACAGTATAAG CAACTCCAATGTCCAGCCACTTGTAATTGCTGCACATCCACAGGATCCAAACCAGTTTGCTATTGGTTTATCAGATGGTGCGGTCCATGTTTTTGAGCCCCTTGAATCTGATGGCAGATGGGGTGTCCCTCCACTGGTCGATAATGGATCTGCAAGCAGTTTACCAGCGAGTGCAGCTGGAGGCTCAAGCTCTGATCAGGCGCAGAGATGA